In one Papilio machaon chromosome 15, ilPapMach1.1, whole genome shotgun sequence genomic region, the following are encoded:
- the LOC106712183 gene encoding EF-hand domain-containing protein D2 homolog, translating to MSATDELSGILSRRQEINEKLEEGLEVKPKYKFVNVFTEFHEFSRKEIKQYEETFNKFDEGRDGFLDLTEVKRMMERLGAPQTHLGLKAMITEVDEDGDNKISFREFLLIYRKARLGELEMDSGLEALARLTEINVDQVGVNGAKNFFEAKIEELSKKNKFHDEIIQEQEEKRREAEEKALRRQRFKEKTAIFQH from the exons ATGTCGGCCACCGACGAACTGAGCGGCATTCTCTCGAGGCGACAAGAGATAAACGAAAAACTCGAAGAAGGGCTCGAAGTTAaacctaaatataaatttgtgaaTGTTTTTACGGAGTTTCATGAATTCTCCAGGAAGGAAATTAAACAGTACGAGGAGACCTTTAACAA GTTCGATGAGGGTCGCGATGGTTTCCTCGACCTGACGGAAGTGAAGCGGATGATGGAGCGACTGGGCGCGCCGCAGACGCACCTCGGCCTCAAGGCTATGATCACCGAAGTCGACGAAGACGGCGACAACAAGATCAGCTTTAGAGAATTCTTACTTATATACCG gAAGGCTCGATTAGGCGAACTCGAAATGGACTCCGGTTTAGAAGCACTGGCAAGACTAACAGAGATCAACGTCGACCAAGTCGGTGTTAATGGGGCAAAGAATTTCTTCGAAGCCAAAATTGAAGAATTgtcaaagaaaaacaaattccACGATGAAATTATTCAAGAACAGGAAGAGAAACGTCGCGAAGCTGAAGAAAAAGCTCTACGGAGACAAcggtttaaagaaaaaactgcAATCTTTcaacattga
- the LOC106712102 gene encoding pickpocket protein 28: protein MKRHSRSSSVGHVDNDLEKSHDTPKIKRGKRFTIKEYLIDYTANSNLHGLKYIGEKERTPAEKLFWLFMFICCVVLCAGLIRKVWIKWNESPVIVSFAENSTPVWQIPYPAVTVCFETKSLQTRFNFTKYYHLYKDNETYMELTEEERNMFEDITLVCDDHLAPARGRKFSDGNATVENLKQVSPNISEFFFGCKWKDTPKDNCANLFSPILTEDGVCYTFNTLNSEDLFRMENLHKEYQYLESTIINSTSDNVQRWSLEEGYPPSAPLETYPHRGSGYGAKAGLTFLLQTKAIDLDYLCKGPVQGFKILLHNPAELPRLSQQYFRSPLSQEVVVAVRPKMMTTSDGLKPYLPSVRQCYFPSERYLRYYKVYTQANCEVECLTNFTYARCGCVHFGMPHGPDMTVCNAGSVACIKKSQMELVTVAIESRLEEETNENDTLGVAKEVASRCRCLPACTSIEYEAETSQADYDWKALYTAFNITIGEDILDQKFARVMIFFKEAQFITSRRSELYGQTDFLANCGGLLGLFMGFSILSVAEILYFLTLRIICIIWRSRNLKKQENDLKYPDNLSNPKPSKLKH from the exons ATGAAGCGACACTCGAG ATCGAGTAGTGTCGGTCATGTGGACAATGATTTGGAGAAAAGTCATGACACACCAAAAATTAAAAGGGGTAAACGGTTTACTATTAAGGAATACCTGATAGACTACACGGCCAATTCTAACCTGCATGGACTTAAGTACATCGGCGAGAAAGAACGGACTCCAGCCGAaaa GCTTTTTTGGCTATTCATGTTCATATGCTGTGTCGTCCTCTGCGCCGGTCTAATAAGGAAGGTCTGGATAAAATGGAACGAGAGTCCAGTCATAGTTAGTTTTGCCGAAAACTCAACTCCTGTCTGGCAG ATACCCTACCCCGCCGTAACTGTCTGCTTTGAAACGAAGTCACTACAAACAAGAttcaattttacaaagtaCTACCACCTATATAAAGACAATGAAACGTACATGGAATTAACGGAGGAAGA GAGAAATATGTTTGAAGACATCACATTAGTTTGCGATGATCACTTGGCTCCCGCCAGAGGTCGCAAGTTCTCTGACGGAAATGCAACTGtcgaaaatttaaaacag gtatCACCGAATATATCGGAATTTTTCTTCGGTTGCAAATGGAAAGACACACCTAAAGACAATTGCGCGAATCTTTTCTCACCGATACTAACTGAGGATGGAGTCTGCTACACGTTTAACACGTTGAATTCTGAGGATCTATTCAGGATGGAGAA CTTACACAAAGAGTACCAATACTTGGAAAGTACCATAATTAATTCTACATCTGATAACGTGCAAAGATGGTCATTGGAGGAAGGATATCCACCGTCCGCCCCACTTGAGACATACCCGCACAGAGGCTCC ggCTATGGTGCGAAAGCCGgcttgacatttttattgcaaaccaAAGCAATCGACTTGGACTATCTTTGTAAAGGACCTGTGCAAGGCTTCAAG ATACTTCTACACAACCCGGCGGAGTTGCCGCGGCTGTCGCAGCAGTACTTCCGGTCACCGCTGTCGCAGGAGGTGGTGGTCGCCGTCCGGCCCAAAATGATGACCACCTCTGATGGACTCAAGCCATACCTACCCTCAGT ACGACAATGCTACTTCCCGAGTGAGCGCTACCTTCGCTACTACAAGGTGTATACGCAGGCCAATTGTGAGGTGGAATGTTTGACGAATTTCACGTACGCGCGATGCGGGTGCGTTCATTTCGGCATGCCGC acgGCCCCGACATGACCGTCTGCAACGCTGGTAGTGTTGCCtgcataaaaaaatcacaaa TGGAACTAGTTACAGTGGCCATAGAGTCCAGGTTAGAGGAGGAAACAAACGAGAACGACACGTTAGGTGTGGCGAAAGAAGTCGCGTCTCGTTGCAGGTGCCTGCCCGCTTGCACCTCCATAGAATATGAAGCCGAGACCTCGCAAGCTGATTATGATTGGAAGGCATTGTACACCGcctttaatattactattggAGAAGATATTCttga tCAAAAATTTGCACGTGTTATGATTTTCTTCAAAGAAGCTCAGTTCATCACTTCTAGACGATCTGAACTTTATGGTCAAACAGATTTTTTGGCGAACTGCGGAGGTCTTTTAGGATTGTTTATGGGTTTCTCGATACTCAGCGTAGCtgagattttatattttcttactttgag AATAATCTGCATAATTTGGCGTTCGCGAAATTTGAAGAAACAAGAAAATGATTTGAAATATCCCGATAATTTATCAAATCCGAAACCTAGCAAATTAAAGCATTAA